From the Periophthalmus magnuspinnatus isolate fPerMag1 chromosome 1, fPerMag1.2.pri, whole genome shotgun sequence genome, one window contains:
- the b3gnt2a gene encoding N-acetyllactosaminide beta-1,3-N-acetylglucosaminyltransferase 2a yields MTLSSKRIRMILGFMAFNVIGCIFLRLSLSTHNSPQKIQIPTRFWQKPSLSGTFWNQQQQRLDFIHNPNFNTILASPSELPDWLHDSKLKSDVCKPNLRVQRQIADYNLLPKHFQDFLLYSDCTSYPMLINQPTICEDAPFLLLVVKTLVPHFERRQAIRETWGQVGVVANRTVTTVFLLGSAMPEDNHPNLTDLLKYEAEMHRDILQWDYRDTFFNLTLKDILFLDWYSSFCPNSQFVLKGDDDVFVNTPQIIEFLDRLLPHKIPDLFTGDVITNAGPHRDKKLKYFVPESYFVGSYPPYAGGGGVLYSGQVALKLQEVSKKVVIYPIDDVYTGMCLKKLGLVPEKHSGFRMFDIEAKYKDNPCIYRTLMIVHSRTPQQIKHIWRWIVHPELHCQ; encoded by the exons atgacGCTATCATCCAAGAGAATCCGAATGATCTTGGGATTTATGGCTTTCAATGTCATCGGATGCATTTTCCTTAGACTTTCTTTGTCTACACACAATTCACCCCAAAAAATCCAAATTCCAACGAGATTTTGGCAGAAACCTTCGTTGAGTGGAACTTTTTGgaaccagcagcagcagcgactTGATTTCATTCACAATCCTAATTTCAATACCATCCTTGCTTCCCCATCAGAGCTACCTGATTGGTTGCATGATTCTAAACTGAAATCCGATGTTTGCAAACCAAATTTGAGGGTCCAACGACAAATTGCGGACTACAACTTGCTTCCAAAACATTTTCAAGACTTTTTACTCTACTCTGACTGTACGTCCTACCCCATGTTAATAAACCAACCAACAATTTGTGAAGATGCACCGTTTCTTTTGTTGGTTGTGAAAACGCTGGTGCCGCATTTTGAAAGAAGACAGGCGATAAGAGAAACATGGGGACAAGTTGGAGTTGTAGCCAATAGGACAGTGACGACAGTTTTTCTTTTGGGGAGTGCTATGCCTGAGGATAACCACCCAAATTTGACTGATCTGTTAAAATATGAAGCGGAGATGCATAGAGACATCCTACAATGGGATTACAG gGACACCTTCTTCAACTTGACACTGAAGGACATCCTGTTTCTGGATTGGTACAGCTCCTTCTGTCCTAACTCTCAGTTTGTCCTCAAAGGAGACGATGATGTTTTTGTGAATACTCCGCAAATAATTGAATTTTTGGACCGTCTCCTCCCACACAAGATCCCCGATTTATTCACCGGAGACGTCATCACTAACGCAGGACCACATCGTGACAAAAAACTTAAGTATTTTGTCCCAGAAAGCTATTTTGTGGGATCGTACCCTCCTTatgcaggaggagggggagttTTGTATTCGGGGCAGGTAGCGTTGAAATTACAGGAAGTATCTAAGAAGGTGGTTATTTATCCTATAGATGACGTATACACCGGGATGTGTTTGAAAAAGCTGGGCCTTGTGCCAGAGAAGCACAGTGGATTCAGGATGTTTGACATAGAAGCGAAATACAAGGACAACCCCTGTATTTATAGAACTTTAATGATCGTGCACAGTCGGACCccacaacaaataaaacatatatggAGATGGATAGTTCATCCGGAATTACACTGTCAATAA
- the zgc:66455 gene encoding uncharacterized protein zgc:66455 → MSDYSSHSTAFFALRSCHQVLGGESGEFFSPDYLCSNPPLWCNWTIQVHPGKRIQLQLDDLTPDDSCLWRQDQIHIDEPESQSQKPMILQKCWREATYTSSSNTVHVVLLIEGSPTATYRGFHGQYQVFGPPQIYNPPDPDYSPNRPSDNANDYYEETVETNSQTQDKSNEDEVNMTDEALSHSEIPVHSTEWSLDSQQEPRPSPQIFTAIRRDVDTDTAMDQPDQSDQPDQSDQSDQSDQSEETISASDHMTLEGLEEELNKNWEEDGKTFSKEETVSEMTHRAHSDHRADVGAHAKYHNQSPHLPGDLLFEVSVEVNVSQHLEPWDNVAKTLLLSVQNLIRNQLKLTFVSQRISSKRIKRLNAGVLFILWLQMGQRTSEHRTHEVVHSDLLKLIGSRLGLKPTQEDSVIMSLSTADVNECHTQLMACDPNADCVNHFGSYSCLCQASFQDRSRSGTGTVCVGTKNTDCSPALSSEAKAVYILFFLLSALVLTLLVLIGLFFHRHRRGHFLVPPFDPNNNISSHHDDVDLPPPPPPRCTPVDLQLLRYNAILPNEPK, encoded by the exons ATGT CTGACTACAGCTCCCATAGCACAGCCTTCTTTGCCCTGAGGAGCTGTCACCAGGTTttgggaggagagagtggagagttCTTCTCCCCAGACTATCTCTGCTCTAACCCCCCACTGTGGTGCAACTGGACCATCCAAGTGCATCCTGGGAAACGCATCCAGCTGCAGCTTGATGACTTAACCCCCGATGACAGTTGTCTTTGGCGACAGGACCAAATCCACATCGATGAGCCTGAGAGTCAAA GTCAAAAACCCATGATTCTGCAGAAGTGTTGGAGAGAGGCCACCTACACCTCCTCCTCAAACACTGTGCATGTCGTGCTGCTGATCGAGGGGTCTCCCACGGCAACTTACAGGGGCTTCCATGGACAGTACCAGGTGTTTGGACCACCTCAAATCTACAACCCACCAGACCCAGACTATTCACCCAACAGACCCTCTGATAATGCCAATGACTATTATGAAGAAACTGTGGAAACAAACTcacaaacacaagacaaatCTAATGAAGATGAGGTGAATATG ACAGATGAAGCCCTCTCACATTCAGAAATCCCAGTTCACTCCACAGAATGGTCACTTGATTCACAGCAAGAGCCCCGCCCCAGCCCCCAAATTTTCACCGCCATTCGCCGAGACGTAGACACGGACACGGCAATGGACCAACCGGATCAGTCGGACCAACCGGATCAGTCGGACCAATCGGACCAGTCGGACCAATCGGAGGAAACAATCAGCGCATCAGATCACATGACACTGGAGGGGTTGGAGGAAGAATTAAATAAGAACTGGGAAGAAGATGGTAAAACTTTCTCAAAAGAAGAAACTGTTTCAGAAATGACACACAGAGCACATTCTGACCACAGAGCAGATGTTGGAG ctCATGCAAAATATCACAATCAAAGTCCACATCTCCCAGGAG ATTTGCTGTTTGAAGTGTCAGTGGAGGTAAATGTGTCCCAACACTTGGAGCCCTGGGACAATGTGGCcaagactctgctcctctcagttCAGAATCTG ATCAGAAATCAGTTGAAGCTTACATTTGTGTCTCAGAGGATCTCATCAAAACGCATCAAACG GTTGAATGCCGGAGTGCTGTTTATCCTGTGGCtgcagatggggcagaggacCAGTGAACATCGTACACATGAGGTGGTCCACTCTGACCTCCTGAAGCTCATCGGGTCCAGACTCGGACTTAAACCAACCCAGGAAGACTCGGTCATcatgtctctgtccactgcag ATGTGAATGAATGCCACACTCAGCTGATGGCGTGTGACCCAAACGCAGACTGTGTGAACCACTTTGGCTCGTACTCTTGCCTCTGCCAGGCCAGCTTCCAGGACCGGTCCAGATCTGGAACTGGGACAGTGTGTGTGGGCACCAAGAACACTG ACTGTTCCCCGGCTCTCTCATCCGAAGCCAAAGCTGTGTACATCTTGTTCTTCCTGCTCAGTGCCCTGGTCCTGACTCTGCTCGTTCTCATTGGTCTGTTTTTCCATCGTCATCGGCGTGGGCACTTCCTGGTCCCGCCCTTTGAccccaacaacaacatcagcagTCACCATGACGATGTGGACCTGCCCCCGCCCCCGCCTCCACGCTGCACCCCGGTGGATCTGCAGCTGCTGCGCTACAACGCCATCCTGCCTAATGAGCCCAAATAA